ATCACCATAGTATTCCTacattaacttctttttttcctACATTAACTATAAGTTCGTAATTTTTATAGGATATAGCTCATACGAGtgcacaagttttttttttgtaacaaatacGAGTGCACAATTTTTAACTAGCAAATTACTTAACACGAGCTTCATGAGTGAGATGACACCCAAAATACGGTTACTTACGATCAACTTTAATTCACTTGTACACTGAGTTactatttactatatataacattaacaatcgagtttttattatattcgagccctttttatatgaaaatatcattATTCTCTTTAAGCGACCTTTGGTTTTTATTGAAAAAGAGAAAGTTGCATCAACCATGACATGTTTCATCAgtcaatataatatattttgtaattgtaTAGATTCATTGAACTTTTCTTTAAGaatgttaaattatattcaaacaaaaaaaaatattttatactttgtGTTGTTTGGAGCATAAGTTTTTTTGAAGTGCATAAACTAAAGCTTTGACTCTGACTATTTGTGGAAAACCACAGTGCAAGTCATCCATTATAATTCattggatttttaatttaatactaTCAACTATTAAAAAAACCATCTTCTCCTTTCTTTAATTTTGCAAGATATATTTTTCCGGTAACTTGTTCAAAAAGGTCAAACTCTCCCTGACACGTCTTCCAATGCAATCTCGCTGGGTGCTTCCTGGCCGTGCTTCCGCCGTGCAACCATCGTCTTCAACCTCTGGAGATGCTCCTCCTCGTCCCCCTGACCCTCCTGATCCAAACTCTCccctctctcctctcctcttccCACCTTTAGCCGCTTCCCCACCTCCTTCCCGCTCTGAACTCCGCAGATCTCACCTTACTTCTTCACCAGTTGATACTGTTATGGCTTCAGCTTTGGGTTCCCCCCCAGCTTCAGTCATCTCTACTACTACTACTCAGTTTGGCTCCCTTGCCGAAATTGAATCTACCCTTACTGTTCCTTTAGCTACAGGAAACCCTAACTCTCTTCCCATTATCTCAACTTCCAGCTCTCTCAACACTCTGAACCACTCTTCTCCTACACCAACTGACCAAAACTCCCGCTTTAAAACCATTCCACCAAACCAAAACTCTCCTTTACTTTCAAACCCTGCTGCAAACAACCCTAATCCGCCTCTACCCATCAATCCTCAATCTCCCATTCCTGTCTCTGCTCCTACTATTCCACAGCCCCCCTTGGTCCAAACCCACCAGTTTCCTCCATCCTCGACCCAACCCCTTCAGAACCATCCATCTACGCTAGCTGAGACACTTCGCTTGAGAGGTGATAAGTCCCTTCAAAGAGAGGCTCCTGTGATGTTTTCTGATACAGGTCGACCTCGTGTGCTCATACCGGATGCTGTCTTTGAGAAAGGTGCTGAGCTCCACAAAGACTTCATTGTGTGCTACTTTAATGGTCGCCCTCCTCCGTTCAAGCACATCCAAAGTGTCCTGAGTCACATGTGGGCCAAAGGAAGGAGGCTTGAGATGCATAATAACCCCCTGCAGCGCTCTGTTCTTGTTAGAATTCCTAGTGAATTTCTTAGACAgaaaattttggataaaaatatctGGTATGTAGGTGATTCGATGTTCCATACCGCTCAATGGACGTCGATTCACTCCTCTGCTACCCCTCCTCTTAGCTCAATAAAGATTTGGGCTCACCTCACTGGTGTTCCCTTGGACCTGCGTTACAACAAAGGCCTTGGGTTGGTTGCTGGTTTGATAGGTGATCCTAAAGAGACTGATGATTTCACGCTCAATCTAGTAAGCTTGACCTTGTCTCACGTCAAAGTGGAAGTGGATCTTACCAAGCCATTGCCAAATGTGGTCGAGTTTGAAAGACAAAGCGGTGAAGTGGTAGAGGTCCAAGTTGATTATCCATGGCTGCCTCCCAAGTGCTCTCATTGTCAGGAGCTTGGACATGTCATTCGAAACTGCTTACTCTACACGCCACCAAAAGATACACCGCCAATGGAGAAAGTTCCTGTGgagaagcaaaaacaaaaaacttcaGAAAATCCGAAAAAACATTCAGCAAAATCTACAACTGGAAAGCAGTATGTTCCGAAGAAAACAATTCCTCCTAAGACGCCTGAAAAGACTTTGGCTCAATCTGCTTCCCTCCCCACTAGTCCTACTGCCTTTAAAACGCCCTCTTTCACCCCTCCCTCTGCTCTAAAACACCCCCTACCCTCCACTGAAAGTCCTTCTGACAAACCACATAAACCATCCCTTAAACGTACCCGTTCTTCTCCGACTTTCTCCCCCCCTGAACCACCAAAAATTTCATACCAATCCTCTAaaccttctctttctcttccttttccAGAGGTTGGTACTTTGAGCTACTTAAAAAACACCCCCTTTCTTAACCCATCTACAAAAAACCCTTTTTTACCTTTACTTTCTATTTCTGACCCCCTCCAGGCTTCTGGAGAAACCCCTTTTTCTTCCTAATGAGTGCAAAACTCTTTTTTTGGAACCTTCGCGGTTTAAATGAATCGGATAAACATCGGACTTTTTCGGATTGGCTCTATAGCCATAGACCTATTTTTGGTGCTCTATTAGAAACACATATAAAAGAACTATCTCTACCCCGCTTGATGTCTACCCTGTGCAGAGACTGGCACTATCTATCTAATCACCTCTCTGATGAGGATGGCAGAATTGTGCTTATTTGGAAGGACCCGGCTAAAGTAACTATGATCTCTCAGTCAAGACAAATGGTCACCTGTGAAGTTCGGTTGCCTAATTGCTCTCCTATCATCTATTCTGCTATCTATGCATCAAATCTTTTGGAGGAAAGAACTGACCTTTGGGTTGAGTTGTTGAACTTGCATTCCACTCATGGGTTAGACTCTAGACCCTGGATGATAGGAGGTGACTTCAATCAGATACTTCACTCTCATGAACACTCCAGCTTCTCTCACAGTAGGCACGCTTCTCCTATGTTCCAATTTCGTGACTGTCTACTGCAGCTAGGAGTGTTCGATCTGCGCTACTATGGACCTGTGCATACATGGACAAATAAACGTGATGTCACACCTGTTGCAAAGAAGCTTGATCGATGCTTAATCAACAACGAGTGTCTTACTGTTTTTCCGAATGCGACTGCGACTTTCCTCCCTCCTGCTCCCTCTGACCACACACCTTGCTTAACTGACCTAGCCTTCCAACTCCCTCAAGCCGGTACCCCTCCCTTCCGATTCTTTAACTACTTGACCAAACACCCGAGCTTCCTAGAGGTTGTTACTGATGCTTGGTTGCACGCCGGAAGCACTTCCTCAGACCTTGCGTCGCTGTGTTGGAaactaaaaaacataaaaaggagtctcaaaaatcttaataaagaaaatttctCAAACATCCAGCAAAGAGTTATTGAATCTTACCGTTTGCTACAACTTGTGCAGGTACAGGCCCTTAATGATCCAACTCCAGAAACATTTGCAGCGGAACGTGATCAGAATCTGCAATGGCAGTTTCTGCGACAGATAGAAGAATGTTACTTTATGCAAAAGTCGAGAATAACGTGGCTGAGGGAAGGAGACTTTAACACTACCTACTTCCACCGGGTTTGTCAAGTAAGAGCTAGCTTCAATGCAATCCGCTCGTTCCTCCTAGCTTCGGGTGTTGTGATCACTGATCCCCTGGCGATGAGCGCTCATGCAATTTCACACTTCCAGGCAGTACTCGGTCCTGAAACTCTCCAAACGCTATGGTTCTCTCCGTCTGCTTGGTTCCATAGCCTTACATCCATCACCTGTACTCACCAACAAAGGAGCTCTATACTATTAATGCCAACCGTTGAGGAAATCACCAAGCTAATGTTTTCTCTTAATCCTAACAAAGCTCCAGGGCCAGATGGACTCACCTCGGGTTTCTTTAAAGCTTCCTGGTCACTGCTGGGAGTAGAGTGCGTCACCTCTATCCAAACGTTCTTCAACTCAGGTTTCCTGCCCAAAGCAACAAACTCAACAATATTGTCTTTGGTCCCAAAGTTCACTGGTGCTTCTAAAGTATCAGACTACCGGCCTATCTCATGTCTAAATACGCTGTATAAAGTAATCTCAAGACTATTAGTGAGACGTCTTAAGCCTATACTTCAGAACCTGATCTTGCCTAATCAAACTGCTTTTGTGGAAGGGAGATTACTTGTAGAGAATACGGTGTTGGCGAGTGAACTAGTCAATGGCTACCACAAGAACAGAGGGAGTAAGAGGATTACCATAAAGGTGGATATCGCAAAGGCCTTCGACACTCTGTCGTGGGATTTCCTCTTTGCGGCGTTGGAAAGCTTGGAGCTTCCTGCTCCTTTTGTCAGGCTTCTGAGAGCGTGTATCTGCACACCATCGTTCATGGTCGGTTATAATGGGACAGTAAGCGGTTATTTTAAAGGGAAAAGAGGTTTGAGGCAAGGAGACCCTCTCTCTCCTTACCTCTTTGTGATTGCAATGAACTATCTATCTCTAATGTTAGACAAAGAAGCAAGGTCTGGTTACTTATCTTATCATCACCAGTGTCACAAGACAAGGCTGACCCATCTCTCCTTCGCTGATGATCTACTGATCTTTATTGATGGATCCTTGGAGTCAGTTCAGAGAGTCCTCCAGATACTGCATGAGTTTGAAAAGAGGTCTGGGTTAGCTGTTAGCTTACAAAAATCCAGTTTCTTTGCCTCGGGAGTATCGGAACAAGAAATTCAAGCCATACAAGTTTCTACTGGCATGCCTTGTGGAAGCTTACCTATGCGCTATCTTGGAGTCCCGTTGTGCACTAAGAAACTCAATCTAGAGAACTGTCAACCCCTACTTCAGCAGATAAAACAGCGGCTCTCATCTTGGTCTGCCAAGGCACTTTCCTTTGCAGGGAGACTCCTTCTTATCAAAACGGTGATTGCAGGTGTCTCTACCTTCTGGTGCTCCACCTTTATCCTGCCAAAAGCATGCATAAATAAGATTAACTCTCTTTGTGGAGTTTTTCTATGGAATGGTAACATTGATGGTCATCACACTGCTAGAGTAAGCTGGGAAACAGTGACACTTACTAAGGATCAAGGTGGGCTAGGTGTTAAGGATCTGCACAAATGGAACCTTGCGTGCTTGCTAAAACTTGTCTGGATGCTCTTCTTCCGTCCTAAATCTGTTTGGGTCTGCTGGTTCAAAGAGGTAATTTTACGAGGTGATGTTTCAAATTACTGGACAGTCAAGACGAGTACTAATTACTCTTGGTTAGTCAATAAGATGATAAAGGTTAGAGATCAAGTATACCCGTTGCTTCATCGTCGTTTAGGGAATGGAGAGACAACCCGTTTTTGGTTTGACAACTGGTCACCTTTGGGTCACCTCTACACACTTCTAAATGCTAGCTCTTCTCGTCTGGGAATACCAAGGTCAGCAACGGTGGCATCTCTATTCACTAATGGTCACTGGTCTCTCCCGCCTGCAAGAACAGAAAATCAGTTGGCTCTTCAGGTTCATTTGACTACAGTCACGTTATCGGAAGAGGCAGATTACTATGAATGGATGATAGAGGGTAAACTGAGAAACAGATACAACATGGGCGAAGTCTACACTTATCTCAAAGGTCCCCAACAAACGGTTACGTGGGCTAAGATCGTTTGGTTCTCCTATGGGATTCCTCGTCATAACTTCCTCACTTGGTTGGTGTTATTGGATCGGTGCCCTACAAAAGACAGATTAATCAGATGGGGAATGAATGTCACCCCTCTCTGCTTACTCTGTAATACTAGCCATGAGAATAGAAATCACCTTTTCTTTGACTGTGTCTACAGCGCCACTATTTGGAGACAGACGATGGATCGTTGTGGATTCCATACATCTACTTCTTGGGACTGCATCGTGACTCAACTTCAAGCTCTGCAGGTGAACCGTGACTCAAAGCGCCTGACACTAATAGCTATGCAAGCCTGTATCTACTGGATTTGGTCTGAGCGCAACAAAAGACTCCATCACCAAGTTTTCAGACCACCGGAGGTTCTCTTCTCCCTGATCGACAAGCAGGTGAGGAACCGATTGCAGAGTATCCGACATGCAAACCCGAGGGCATCATCAGCGATGTCTCAACTCTGGTTCCTCCGATCATGACTCTCCATTCCTCTCACCAACCACGGTTTCGCTCTCTCTCGATACTTCTGCCAGCCTTCTCAACTTCTCCGCCTCAATCAATAATCTCTTACTGGGTTTCTATCAACTGGGCTTTAGTTCCTAATTATGTGTTTCTTTAAGGGGTTAGTACTGGGCCTAGCCCTCAAAAAACAGACTTAAGCCCATGGCTTTTAtgtatttctttctttctgcatttaaatttaagaaggccttttacaaaaaaaaaaaaaaaaaaaaaagatatatttttccaTCGTTGTGTATGAATCAATAAACTATAATATTCCTCAGCAATCGTATACTGTTTAAAATTAAAGTCATTCACTTCTCACAAAGTTGTGGACCACGGTACCAAAAATCGTGAATAGACAGGGgttttattttcaaacaatcaataattaaaaaaactagatGCAGAGAAATTCATAGTGATCACTTtggatttattttaaaataaatttattttaaaataaattataagtgGGGATGTAATTATTTCTTAGAAAGTTGTCAAGgacaaacaaaaacaacatatatatataatatataactatatatatattactaaatggACTTGGTCTAGTAAATGAGCTACAACAAGAGTTTTCGCCTTTGGTTTGAGCAGTATCGGCCACCCATAAACATTTTTGCTGccttaagattatatataacgAGGTTTTAACTGGTGTGAGAAGAGATATGCGCAATCAATTCTTACTAATGAtgcgatttaaaaataaacaaagaattGAATTGAAATCAGAGTACGTAGAGTGTGATGAAATCATGTACAGTGTATGGTAACTGTAAGAAGAGTGAAGAGAATTCTTAATAAAGGAAACATGCTGACCAGAAGAATCTCAGTCTTCCTCACTCAGTCTCTGTACTTAATCCCGATGAATAagacaaatacatttttaaaattcaataaatagaagaaaaatcATTCTTACAGTGTATTTTAAGAaccaatgaaaatatattattaaagagGAGATCTGATGAGTGGTCAGACCTGATGAGTTGCTTTTCACGCAGGTCGAAGTTCGATCCATGCAACGTACTTACACATTTATGTTCATATGTACAGACAGTGTTTCGTAAAATCTACCATTATTGCTTGCTCTCTAAcagttattttatttactttggACTGTTTTCTAGTACAAGAAGAATAATTTAAAAGTGAAGTTAAACAAATTCCATTTCCTTGTAAATAAGAAACAATTTGTAAAACAATAAGATAAAACCAACTGGATTTTTAGAAACATAAAACTCATCAATATAGAGAAAATGCTGGAATTGGTTTGAATAGCTGAACCTAATTCAACTAAAAGactgttataaatattttctatataataaaatcGATATGGCCTGATCTCTCGTTTCTTGAATGAGGCAAATCATAGCATATGGCACACGATTACGCCATCTTAAAAAAGACACCAAAATATCCCCaacaaactaataaaataatatcttcTCATCAAATTTTGATGCACTgttctgttacaaaaaaaaaaaaaaattttgatgcACTGTAAATAGTGTTACACCATTTATCAATTTCGGTGTAACGCTATTTATCAcaataaatattacaataatatattttattatttctagatatattatttttattaattagttataacttatagttaaaatgaatatatcgtaatattttgtatttgtattttcacATTGATAAAACATTAGACCAATATTGTatctatattttaataaataatataattaaatgaataTTATCAATCACATTAAATcgtaagaaaaattattttcattttaaatgtataaatttttaattttgactaatattttaaataaaataaacaaatacgacaaattaaataaaataaaaataacatatataaatgaaagataaaattaccaaatttaatgaatataaaactaaatatgataaatataattagttaactaaaataattaatatattaaactacCAAAACTAAAAGGTTAATAATATAGTATTATTTTGGTGCAATAGTTggagataaaaataaaattcaacactaaaatatcaaatttagtaTTATGGTTAAAATGCCCTTATGATGAGCGTTCACAAATTCTGCATGTTTTTATAACACTCACTTCTCTAAATGGAAATTTTTCATactaagaatatttttttaatgctgatttattatgatattacattTATTAGGAAAATTACATAGCCTAAGAGTGTCTATAACTGTTGTATATATAGGCGAGTTTgcaaattaataataatataaattaggAGCAGTAAATAAAAAGACAAGAAGCCATCTTACTTTTAAGCACTTGTGGAACCGTTTAACATACTCATGTGACCGTTTAACATactcatgtgttttttttttgaaaccaacATACTCATATGTTAGATGGGTCTTTTTAATGGtcttattttttcatatttgtctaaaacaaaaaatcataactaaaactatagtaaaaataataatattaaatgtaaagaTACTTAAAAAGCATATTTGCCGATGAGGCCGCTAGAAGAGCACCCGAAGTGGTCAAAATTTTACACAATTtctcaaacaaaatatttaatattaaaaaaaaaatatataaaaatattagacaAGTGGCAAACGTCTCTAAGTACACCTCTAATAAGAGGTTTTAGCCTagaaattttaaactatatatatatatatatatatatatatatatgtatgtaattaATTATGGAGTTTTAAGTTTTACAGAAAACTCAACCAAAATATCTGAAACTAGATATTTTGGATTATATTTTCCTTAAAATTTAGAATTCCataattataaattcatatataatatatacgtatatacatatatttatatatacttttagaaCTCCTAAGCTAGAACTCCGTTGCTCTAATAACTTTGGACAAAGTCTCCTCAGTAATTTAGAGACGTTCTCTTgtttgcttttttatttttgtatcatttttatttataagaaactcactaagagtttttttttgtgcaacgaAATTCAATTAAAAAGCCCAAAGACCTAATGAGTTGTTTTGCATGAAAGAGAGATGGGCTTTCGCAAGCCTATCAGCTGGTCCGTTTGACAGACGGGGAATGAAAACGAAAAGACAAAATGAAAACGGAGTAGATGGAGATTTAGCCAGAAAGAAGATGTCAGAGAAGACTCCATGGAGCTCGATCGTCGATTTCCTCTGGTTGATTGCTCCTATAAGCTCTTGTAAATATGATCTTATGCAGATATTGGTGAATCGAAACTCACTAAGAGCTCTATCAATATCGATGGCCTTAAGGTTCTAAAAACAcactcacatatatatatgtatgagaAATTCTTTTGAATAgtcatttttagtttattttcacagACTAACATTCAATTAAGAAAATgtcaaaaaatgttttattaaataataaaatatgcatttatatctATTGAATTAACTAATctaaatttaaagtttagagTTAAGAAGTGGATTTAGGGGTTGGAAtttcaaatttcagaaaaataaaattaaaattaaaaaaaaaaacttatttggtcattttatttttgaaggCTATTTTGTGAcgaaaacttaaaataaactatttgagagaattttcctgtatatattttagaatttattttgttttagaacTTTATAATGAGAAACTCTCATAAGAGTTACTCTTTAAATTGTTTTCCacacattttattaaataaagttagactaataaatagaaattttaaatcttaaaatattgaaaattgcACAAAGTAACcaaacaataatattaatataggATTTATATTTGAAGCAAACCCTTtctcaatattttctttttgcgtTTGATACACTTTTTGAGCACATTTGATATATACAATCCtctttttttggtctaaatatgtatatatatatatatttgcaacACTAGGTCTAAATATATACGATTCTTAAACTCGTGAAACATCTTCTATATAGTTTATAGAAGTTTCACCGTAAAAAGAtgtatttagcaaaaaaaaaaaaaaaaaaacatcttctATATAACGAAGAGACGAGAgcatattttttaaagaaaaatttgtATTGGCTTATAGTCGATGTTCGATAAGAGGGGACATTGATGGATGTCGATAAGAATGTGGGGTCACACCCACCAGCTGCATTTGATTTTAAGCCTTTTCTTAATTTTGTTCttattctttttctaatatcgTTTTGGTAGTaaggttaaaaatatattaccaagtaaattttattttcattaattagTAAAAATGTGTACATTGAGggtttatatataattgtaaatatgGCTTAAACCAGAGTTGAGATCAACGATATTTAAACTGATTTATAGTATATCAGTTTACAGATTATTTACAATCTAATCATGtgcataaaaaacaaaaaaaaacccaaaaatataccaaaaaaaatagaagGATTTAAttagaagaggggagaaaggttTACTGTGAAGGCCCATGCTGATGGAAGGTTTGAAACGACGGATGCATGCATTTGAGAACCCTGAAAGTATaaattacatacacaaactgCTATCACAagttaaatgtatatattttcacaCCAGCATGGAGTTTTCAATCAATCATTCTGGTGTCGGTAACTCAACGAACCTACTGTATTCTAGGCATCTAAATATAAAGATATTGGAAATGTTCCAAATTCGAACACTTGCGTTGTGAAAATAACTAATTAACTTGATTTCTGTCTTGTTATCactattaaaatgaaaaagaaaattaccatTGCAATGCAATTTAATGAGACGACGCTTCAGACCTTGATGGCGATATTCGGACTGAACTGTCGAGTCTTCGAATGCTTAATCAGAAGATGTTAAGTTGTTAACATTAACCGATGTGTCAAAGAGAGGAAAATAATAGTGGAGATGTCTTTTTCAGAATGATTATGTAGTATACAAACATAAGTCTATAGTTGATTAAAGGCACTTTTGACtaattaatcaaattatatattaaatttctcAGTTCTCACAAGGGAATGAGGGATTACACGAACATTAATACTCTCACCAAGCAAAACTTTTACATACATCATAAACCCACGCAGGTTAGTTGTCATTACTTGCGACGGAAGCTACCTGAATGTGAAAAAAACATTCACCGATCTCGGCCAATGTCTAGTGATAGTTCTTCAACCAAATCCTCAAAAATCTCAAACTCGATCTCCACAACCGCCTCTGCGACTTCTGCCTCATTCTTTGATCTCCATGATCCCAAACTCTCTGTTCTGAAATCATGTTCTACCATCATATCGATAGTGTTTGACTCCACATCTCTCCAAGATTTCAGTCTCTCGCACACCCTTTTGGCTGCTTGAGCTTCACCGTCTTGCAACAAGCTGTTGTTTTGTAATTCCTCTGCGACAAGGTCTGAGATCAATGCTTCTATGCCTTCAGGAACTTCTGTCATGTCTTCAAAATACGTTTTGAGAACTCTCTGGGTTATTATCTCACACTGGTAATGATttctcatctcttcttcttccatgtCCTCCTCGGTCTCCTCGGTCTCTTGGTCTGACATCGTTTTCTCCAGTTCCAAGGGATCCAAACCCGCGAGTTGCTCAAATCTACATAGCTTCTGTAGAAGCAGATTCTTTGCTTCTGTAAATAAAGATTTAAGCACTAAAAACATTTAGTCTATAACGATCCATCTTGTGAGAAATCAAAGGcctataaattttttaatttatataaagtcataaataaaaaatctaactattttgttaaaaaattatacacaaaat
This genomic stretch from Raphanus sativus cultivar WK10039 chromosome 3, ASM80110v3, whole genome shotgun sequence harbors:
- the LOC130510150 gene encoding uncharacterized protein LOC130510150, encoding MQSRWVLPGRASAVQPSSSTSGDAPPRPPDPPDPNSPLSPLLFPPLAASPPPSRSELRRSHLTSSPVDTVMASALGSPPASVISTTTTQFGSLAEIESTLTVPLATGNPNSLPIISTSSSLNTLNHSSPTPTDQNSRFKTIPPNQNSPLLSNPAANNPNPPLPINPQSPIPVSAPTIPQPPLVQTHQFPPSSTQPLQNHPSTLAETLRLRGDKSLQREAPVMFSDTGRPRVLIPDAVFEKGAELHKDFIVCYFNGRPPPFKHIQSVLSHMWAKGRRLEMHNNPLQRSVLVRIPSEFLRQKILDKNIWYVGDSMFHTAQWTSIHSSATPPLSSIKIWAHLTGVPLDLRYNKGLGLVAGLIGDPKETDDFTLNLVSLTLSHVKVEVDLTKPLPNVVEFERQSGEVVEVQVDYPWLPPKCSHCQELGHVIRNCLLYTPPKDTPPMEKVPVEKQKQKTSENPKKHSAKSTTGKQYVPKKTIPPKTPEKTLAQSASLPTSPTAFKTPSFTPPSALKHPLPSTESPSDKPHKPSLKRTRSSPTFSPPEPPKISYQSSKPSLSLPFPEVGFWRNPFFFLMSAKLFFWNLRGLNESDKHRTFSDWLYSHRPIFGALLETHIKELSLPRLMSTLCRDWHYLSNHLSDEDGRIVLIWKDPAKVTMISQSRQMVTCEVRLPNCSPIIYSAIYASNLLEERTDLWVELLNLHSTHGLDSRPWMIGGDFNQILHSHEHSSFSHSRHASPMFQFRDCLLQLGVFDLRYYGPVHTWTNKRDVTPVAKKLDRCLINNECLTVFPNATATFLPPAPSDHTPCLTDLAFQLPQAGTPPFRFFNYLTKHPSFLEVQALNDPTPETFAAERDQNLQWQFLRQIEECYFMQKSRITWLREGDFNTTYFHRVCQVRASFNAIRSFLLASGVVITDPLAMSAHAISHFQAVLGPETLQTLWFSPSAWFHSLTSITCTHQQRSSILLMPTVEEITKLMFSLNPNKAPGPDGLTSGFFKASWSLLGVECVTSIQTFFNSGFLPKATNSTILSLVPKFTGASKVSDYRPISCLNTLYKVISRLLVRRLKPILQNLILPNQTAFVEGRLLVENTVLASELVNGYHKNRGSKRITIKVDIAKAFDTLSWDFLFAALESLELPAPFVRLLRACICTPSFMVGYNGTVSGYFKGKRGLRQGDPLSPYLFVIAMNYLSLMLDKEARSGYLSYHHQCHKTRLTHLSFADDLLIFIDGSLESVQRVLQILHEFEKRSGLAVSLQKSSFFASGVSEQEIQAIQVSTGMPCGSLPMRYLGVPLCTKKLNLENCQPLLQQIKQRLSSWSAKALSFAGRLLLIKTVIAGVSTFWCSTFILPKACINKINSLCGVFLWNGNIDGHHTARVSWETVTLTKDQGGLGVKDLHKWNLACLLKLVWMLFFRPKSVWVCWFKEVILRGDVSNYWTVKTSTNYSWLVNKMIKVRDQVYPLLHRRLGNGETTRFWFDNWSPLGHLYTLLNASSSRLGIPRSATVASLFTNGHWSLPPARTENQLALQVHLTTVTLSEEADYYEWMIEGKLRNRYNMGEVYTYLKGPQQTVTWAKIVWFSYGIPRHNFLTWLVLLDRCPTKDRLIRWGMNVTPLCLLCNTSHENRNHLFFDCVYSATIWRQTMDRCGFHTSTSWDCIVTQLQALQVNRDSKRLTLIAMQACIYWIWSERNKRLHHQVFRPPEVLFSLIDKQVRNRLQSIRHANPRASSAMSQLWFLRS